One genomic segment of Thermodesulfobacteriota bacterium includes these proteins:
- the thrS gene encoding threonine--tRNA ligase gives MSVITVSLPDGQAKEVDAGTTVAGALAELLSKKQAKRALAARTADGQLLDLSRPLAVDTVLTSLAEDAPESLAILRHSTAHIMAAAVRELFGPGVKVAIGPAIDNGFYYDFDRAEPFTPEDFEAIEARMRELIAQALPFVREEMDRAAAIALFRELDEPYKVELLEELTEPIVSVYRQGSFLDLCRGPHIPHSGWIRAFKLTQVAGAYWRGDETRPMLQRLYGTAFFEEKALKAHLAALEEAKRRDHRRLGKDLELFAIQDGVGPGLILWQPKGALVRRLIEDHWKEMHNRHGYELLYTPHIARLDLWRRSGHLDFYSENMYAPMAIDEVPYQLKPMNCPFHIAIYKVRRRSYRELPIRWCELGTVYRYERTGVLHGLMRVRGFTQDDAHIFCRPDQLEDEIFNILDLNLQVLSTFGFDQYDIYLSTRPEKYVGSDEHWQQATDALRLALEKKGMAYAIDPGEGVFYGPKIDIKIKDVLGRAWQCSTIQVDFNLPERFDIGYTGEDGQEHRPIMVHRALMGSLERFFGVLIEHYAGAFPVWLAPVQARLLTVTDEQADYAQAVHRQLQLAGCRVELDLRNEKLGYKIREAQLGKVPYMVVIGDKEKADGTLTVRLRDGQNLPAMTPAAFLELVGEESRRARGF, from the coding sequence ATGAGCGTGATCACTGTATCGCTGCCGGACGGTCAGGCCAAAGAGGTCGATGCCGGCACCACCGTGGCGGGCGCCCTGGCCGAGCTGCTGTCCAAGAAGCAGGCCAAAAGAGCCCTGGCAGCGCGCACTGCCGACGGCCAGCTTCTGGACCTGAGCCGACCGCTGGCGGTGGACACGGTCCTGACGTCTCTTGCCGAGGACGCCCCGGAGTCCCTGGCGATCCTCCGCCACAGCACCGCCCATATCATGGCGGCCGCGGTGCGGGAGCTGTTCGGGCCCGGGGTAAAGGTGGCGATCGGGCCAGCCATCGACAACGGCTTCTATTACGATTTCGACCGCGCCGAGCCGTTTACGCCCGAGGATTTCGAGGCCATTGAGGCTCGGATGCGGGAGCTCATTGCCCAGGCGCTGCCCTTTGTCCGGGAGGAGATGGATCGTGCCGCGGCCATCGCCCTCTTCCGGGAGCTTGATGAGCCGTACAAGGTGGAGCTGCTGGAGGAGCTGACCGAGCCGATCGTCTCGGTCTACCGTCAGGGCAGCTTCCTGGACCTGTGCCGGGGGCCGCATATTCCCCACAGCGGCTGGATCCGGGCCTTCAAGCTGACGCAGGTGGCTGGGGCTTACTGGCGCGGCGACGAGACGCGGCCCATGCTGCAGCGCCTCTATGGCACTGCCTTCTTCGAGGAGAAGGCCCTGAAGGCCCATCTGGCAGCCCTGGAGGAGGCCAAGCGCCGGGATCACCGCCGGTTGGGCAAGGATCTGGAGCTGTTCGCCATCCAGGATGGCGTGGGCCCGGGGCTCATCCTCTGGCAGCCCAAAGGCGCCCTGGTGCGCCGGCTGATCGAAGACCACTGGAAGGAGATGCACAACCGGCACGGCTACGAGCTGCTCTACACACCCCATATCGCCCGCCTGGACCTGTGGCGGCGCAGCGGCCATCTCGACTTCTACAGCGAGAACATGTACGCGCCGATGGCCATCGATGAGGTGCCCTACCAGCTCAAGCCCATGAACTGCCCCTTCCATATCGCCATCTACAAGGTACGGCGGCGCAGCTACCGGGAGCTGCCGATCCGCTGGTGCGAGCTGGGCACGGTCTACCGTTACGAGCGCACCGGGGTGCTGCACGGCCTCATGCGGGTGCGGGGCTTCACCCAGGACGACGCCCACATCTTCTGCCGGCCGGACCAGTTGGAGGACGAGATTTTCAACATCCTGGACCTCAACCTCCAGGTGCTGTCCACCTTCGGTTTTGACCAGTACGACATCTACCTGTCCACCCGGCCCGAGAAGTACGTGGGCAGCGACGAGCACTGGCAGCAGGCCACCGACGCTCTGCGCTTGGCCCTGGAGAAAAAGGGTATGGCGTATGCCATCGACCCCGGTGAAGGGGTGTTCTACGGCCCCAAGATCGACATCAAGATCAAGGACGTTCTGGGGCGCGCTTGGCAGTGCTCGACCATTCAGGTGGACTTCAACCTGCCCGAGCGCTTTGATATCGGCTACACGGGTGAGGATGGCCAGGAGCACCGGCCGATCATGGTGCACCGGGCCTTGATGGGCTCCCTGGAGCGTTTTTTCGGCGTGCTCATCGAGCACTATGCTGGCGCCTTTCCGGTCTGGCTGGCCCCGGTGCAAGCGCGGCTCCTCACCGTGACCGACGAGCAGGCGGACTATGCCCAGGCCGTGCATCGCCAGCTGCAGCTGGCCGGCTGCCGGGTGGAGCTGGATCTGCGCAACGAGAAGCTCGGCTACAAAATCCGGGAGGCCCAGTTGGGCAAGGTGCCCTACATGGTGGTGATCGGCGACAAGGAGAAGGCTGACGGCACCTTGACCGTGCGGCTGCGGGACGGCCAGAACCTGCCGGCCATGACCCCTGCCGCCTTCCTGGAGCTGGTGGGGGAGGAGAGCCGCCGCGCCCGGGGCTTCTAG
- the infC gene encoding translation initiation factor IF-3, producing the protein MKGKKLPQRPTQEVRVRVNHMINAPEVRLIGSDGKQIGVVSSRQALALAEEEGLDLVEIAAAATPPVCRIMDHGKYRFEQSKKAQEAKKKQTVVEVKEIKFRPKTEEHDLAFKIRNIRKFLEQKNKVKVTLRFRGREIAYADQYGMQLLTKVGEAIADVGVVVQPPKMEGRQMAMFLGPKH; encoded by the coding sequence ATCAAAGGTAAGAAGCTGCCGCAGAGGCCAACGCAGGAGGTCAGGGTCCGGGTCAACCATATGATCAACGCTCCGGAGGTCCGTCTGATCGGCTCCGATGGCAAACAGATCGGGGTGGTCTCCAGCCGGCAGGCCTTGGCTCTGGCCGAGGAGGAGGGGCTGGATCTGGTGGAGATCGCTGCCGCTGCCACACCGCCGGTCTGCCGGATCATGGATCACGGCAAGTACCGGTTCGAGCAGAGCAAGAAGGCTCAGGAGGCCAAGAAGAAGCAGACGGTGGTGGAGGTCAAGGAGATCAAGTTCCGGCCCAAGACCGAGGAGCACGATCTGGCCTTCAAGATCCGTAACATCCGCAAGTTTCTGGAGCAGAAGAACAAGGTCAAGGTGACCTTGCGCTTCCGGGGCCGGGAGATCGCCTACGCCGATCAGTACGGGATGCAGCTCCTCACCAAAGTCGGGGAGGCCATTGCCGACGTCGGGGTGGTGGTGCAGCCACCGAAGATGGAGGGCCGGCAGATGGCCATGTTCCTGGGCCCCAAGCACTAA
- the rplT gene encoding 50S ribosomal protein L20 — MPRVKRGFKARQRRNKVLKLAKGYRGGRSRLYRTATETVDRALVYAYRDRRQRKRDFRRLWIVRIGAGAALHGLSYSRFMGGLKKANVELDRKVLAHLALVDPASFGQLAQLASQSFAS; from the coding sequence ATGCCACGAGTCAAGCGGGGCTTCAAAGCCCGCCAAAGACGCAACAAGGTGCTGAAGCTGGCCAAGGGCTACCGGGGCGGCCGCAGCCGTTTGTACCGGACCGCCACCGAGACGGTGGATCGGGCCCTGGTGTATGCGTACCGGGATCGACGGCAGCGCAAGCGGGATTTCCGCCGGCTGTGGATCGTCCGGATCGGCGCCGGAGCAGCCCTGCATGGTCTTTCCTACAGCCGGTTCATGGGCGGGCTCAAGAAGGCCAATGTCGAGCTGGACCGCAAGGTTCTGGCCCACTTGGCCCTGGTGGATCCGGCCTCCTTCGGCCAACTGGCCCAGTTGGCCTCCCAAAGCTTCGCCTCCTGA
- the rpmI gene encoding 50S ribosomal protein L35, translated as MPKMKTNRGAAKRFRPTGGGQMMASKANHSHILTKKTTKRKRGLRKAEVVDDANRRGLKRLLPYV; from the coding sequence ATGCCGAAGATGAAGACCAACCGCGGCGCTGCCAAGAGGTTCCGGCCTACCGGTGGCGGCCAGATGATGGCCAGCAAGGCCAACCACAGCCACATCCTCACCAAGAAGACCACCAAGCGCAAGCGCGGGCTGCGCAAGGCCGAGGTGGTGGACGACGCCAACCGTCGAGGCCTCAAGCGGCTTCTGCCGTACGTCTGA
- the pheS gene encoding phenylalanine--tRNA ligase subunit alpha has translation MEAGLAALRIQAREAIAAATGPEAVEEARIRFLGRKGLLTAALRELGKAPAAERPRLGQLANTIKAELEGLLAERLTMASTAPAPVSTGPLLDRSLPGRGMPLGRRHPVSQVLEEVCSIFTDLGFSVAEGPDVELDFYNFEALNIPPHHPARDMHDTFYLGEGVLLRTHTSPMQIRAMQARRPPLRMIAPGKVYRCDSDITHTPMFHQVEGFLVDRRVSFGDLKGLLSLFCQRMFAPDIALRFRPSFFPFTEPSVEVDIACVICGGKGCRVCKTTGWLEILGAGLIDPEVFRMVGYDPEEVSGLAFGLGIERIAMLRYGIDDIRLFYENDLRFLTQF, from the coding sequence CTGGAGGCGGGTCTGGCTGCTTTGCGGATCCAAGCCCGGGAGGCCATCGCTGCAGCCACGGGGCCGGAGGCCGTGGAGGAGGCGCGGATCCGTTTCCTGGGCCGCAAGGGCCTTCTGACCGCCGCTCTTCGGGAGCTGGGCAAGGCGCCCGCCGCCGAACGGCCTCGCCTGGGGCAATTGGCCAATACGATCAAGGCGGAGCTGGAAGGGCTGCTGGCCGAGCGGCTGACCATGGCCAGCACCGCCCCCGCGCCGGTATCGACAGGGCCGCTGCTGGATCGCTCCTTGCCCGGGCGGGGCATGCCGTTGGGACGGCGCCATCCGGTGTCCCAGGTCCTGGAGGAGGTGTGCTCCATTTTCACCGATCTGGGTTTTTCGGTGGCCGAGGGACCGGACGTCGAGCTGGATTTCTACAACTTCGAGGCCCTCAATATTCCGCCCCACCACCCGGCCCGGGACATGCACGACACCTTCTACCTGGGGGAGGGGGTGCTCCTGCGCACCCACACCTCCCCCATGCAGATCCGGGCCATGCAGGCGCGTCGGCCCCCGTTGAGGATGATCGCGCCGGGCAAGGTCTACCGCTGCGACTCCGACATCACCCATACCCCCATGTTCCATCAGGTGGAAGGATTCCTGGTGGACCGCCGAGTCTCCTTCGGGGACCTCAAGGGACTCCTCTCGCTTTTCTGCCAGCGCATGTTCGCCCCGGACATCGCCTTGCGCTTTCGGCCTAGTTTCTTCCCCTTCACGGAGCCGTCCGTTGAGGTGGACATCGCTTGCGTCATCTGCGGCGGCAAAGGCTGTCGGGTGTGCAAGACGACGGGCTGGCTGGAAATCCTGGGCGCCGGCCTGATCGATCCGGAGGTCTTCCGGATGGTAGGCTACGATCCGGAGGAAGTGAGTGGCTTGGCCTTCGGCCTGGGGATCGAGCGGATTGCCATGCTCCGGTACGGCATCGATGACATCAGGCTTTTCTACGAAAACGACCTGCGCTTCCTGACCCAATTCTGA